A single genomic interval of Phocoenobacter uteri harbors:
- a CDS encoding phospho-sugar mutase — MTDFISIAKNWLEQDPDAETRAELQAIIDQNDIKELEARFSGRLQFGTAGLRGKLQAGSMGMNRVLVCQAAAGLARFLLSREKNPTIVIGYDGRKNSLRFAQDTAEIMQAAGIEAQLMPSLRPTPVLAFSVRRLKASAGVMVTASHNPPEDNGYKVYLGGEDDGAQIVSPNDKAIAAEIQWVADNQRVDELPRDTNYKMIDQAIIDEFIERTAKLATAPIADLSYVYTAMHGVGKETLLSVLDKAGLPKPTLVLEQCEPDGTFPTVAFPNPEEKGALDLAIARAKEVNAEFIVANDPDADRLAVAIPNEKGEWATLHGNEIGLYLGWFIASKAQKEGKTGALACSLVSSPLLGKVAKACGMAHQETLTGFKYIGRVPGLIFGFEEALGYLVNPTEAHDKDGISAITCFLNLINTLKAEGKTFAQYRQEFMDTFGAANSDQLSIRVEDLSRIQRILKAVRANPFKEIAGIAVEQYIDHLETETPNDILVFHLAGGQRVIFRPSGTEPKLKMYLDTTGKSLAEAQEICANIKADLAAFADSVA; from the coding sequence ATGACAGACTTCATTAGTATTGCAAAAAATTGGTTAGAGCAAGATCCTGATGCGGAAACTCGTGCAGAGTTGCAGGCGATTATTGATCAAAATGATATTAAAGAGTTAGAAGCTCGTTTTTCAGGTCGTTTACAATTTGGTACAGCAGGATTACGTGGTAAATTACAAGCGGGTTCAATGGGGATGAACCGTGTGTTAGTTTGTCAGGCAGCAGCTGGTTTAGCACGTTTCTTATTAAGCAGAGAAAAAAATCCTACCATTGTAATTGGCTATGACGGTCGTAAAAATTCATTGCGTTTTGCACAAGATACCGCTGAAATTATGCAAGCAGCGGGCATTGAAGCTCAACTTATGCCAAGCTTACGCCCAACACCAGTGTTAGCATTCTCAGTACGTCGTTTGAAAGCAAGTGCAGGTGTAATGGTAACAGCAAGCCACAATCCACCAGAAGATAACGGTTATAAAGTTTATTTAGGTGGTGAGGATGATGGTGCTCAAATTGTTTCTCCTAACGATAAAGCGATTGCAGCAGAAATTCAATGGGTTGCAGATAATCAACGTGTTGATGAATTACCTCGTGACACTAATTACAAAATGATCGATCAAGCAATTATTGATGAATTTATTGAGCGTACTGCAAAATTAGCAACAGCCCCAATCGCTGATTTAAGCTATGTTTATACAGCGATGCACGGCGTGGGTAAAGAAACTTTATTAAGCGTGTTGGATAAAGCTGGTTTACCAAAACCGACCTTAGTGTTAGAACAATGTGAACCAGATGGCACATTCCCAACAGTTGCATTCCCTAATCCAGAAGAAAAAGGTGCATTAGATTTAGCGATTGCACGTGCAAAAGAGGTTAACGCTGAATTTATCGTGGCAAATGACCCTGATGCAGACCGTTTAGCGGTAGCTATTCCAAATGAAAAAGGTGAATGGGCAACCTTACACGGTAATGAAATTGGTTTATATTTAGGTTGGTTTATCGCAAGTAAAGCCCAAAAAGAAGGTAAAACAGGTGCGTTAGCGTGTTCATTAGTGTCTAGCCCATTACTTGGCAAAGTGGCAAAAGCGTGTGGTATGGCACACCAAGAAACCTTAACAGGCTTTAAATATATCGGTCGCGTTCCAGGTTTAATCTTTGGTTTTGAAGAAGCATTAGGTTACCTTGTAAACCCAACAGAAGCACACGATAAAGACGGTATTTCAGCGATTACTTGTTTCTTAAACTTAATCAACACATTGAAAGCAGAAGGCAAAACATTTGCACAGTATCGTCAAGAATTTATGGATACTTTCGGTGCAGCAAACAGCGATCAATTAAGTATCCGTGTTGAAGATTTAAGCCGTATTCAACGTATTTTAAAAGCAGTTCGTGCAAATCCATTTAAAGAAATTGCAGGCATTGCAGTTGAACAATACATTGATCATTTAGAAACTGAAACACCAAATGACATTTTAGTATTCCATTTAGCTGGCGGACAGCGTGTGATTTTCCGTCCATCAGGTACAGAACCTAAATTAAAAATGTATTTAGACACAACAGGTAAATCACTTGCCGAAGCACAAGAAATTTGTGCAAACATTAAAGCAGATTTAGCGGCATTTGCAGATAGCGTTGCTTAA
- a CDS encoding pyrimidine dimer DNA glycosylase/endonuclease V codes for MTRINLIPPKELCDQHLLAEFRELTRIPNAVAKGKYNLVGMPDDYKLGTGHVRFFFNKLAFLKKRYQDLYEECKARGFNVKYIWSDSLPDDESLWLDYVPTMNAIAVNRARIQERMPVKPRFTVRDRKVK; via the coding sequence ATGACAAGAATAAACCTTATCCCCCCAAAAGAACTCTGCGATCAACACCTTCTCGCAGAGTTCAGGGAACTGACTCGTATTCCTAATGCAGTCGCAAAAGGAAAATACAATTTAGTTGGAATGCCTGATGATTATAAGCTTGGTACTGGGCACGTTCGTTTTTTCTTTAATAAATTGGCGTTCTTAAAAAAGCGTTATCAAGATTTATATGAAGAATGCAAAGCAAGAGGCTTTAATGTGAAATATATTTGGTCAGATAGCTTACCAGATGATGAAAGCTTGTGGCTAGATTACGTTCCAACGATGAATGCGATTGCTGTAAATAGGGCGAGAATTCAAGAAAGAATGCCTGTAAAACCAAGATTTACGGTTAGGGATAGAAAAGTTAAATAG